The Oncorhynchus tshawytscha isolate Ot180627B linkage group LG02, Otsh_v2.0, whole genome shotgun sequence genome contains the following window.
ATGCCAGCGTACAACTTCAGCGTTTACTTTGCCGTGTTCTTCATCACCTATATCCTCATCAACACCTACATCTTCATGTCAGTGTTCCTGGCGGTCGTGTACAACAACTACAAAAAGTACCTGAAGGTAGAGTGGGCGGACAAGACAATGATATAAGCAATTTCTTCGCAGATTTAGTCAATTTGTTGGTTCTGATATGGTTTGTTTCATTTTGTGTAGAGCGTGTCTGAATGAGCGAGTTGAACGTCACTTTGATAGGTTGTTGCTTAAAGGTAGCTATTTTGAGTGCTTTTATGTGTTTATTCTGAAATTCAATATtggtgactttttaaaatgtaagtAGCCTTGGCTTGTGTGAGATGGAATGGCTCCTGCTCCTGGCTCTGTAGATTAAGGCAGCTTGGTGTCTTACCTAACCTCAACCATTTgtggggaaaatgctaaactgagaCAAGATCAGTGTCTACAGGCAACTTTATCCTACTCCTATCCTATGTACCCAATCAGGAAGAAGTACGGAAGCTCGTCAGGGCCAAGAGGCACAAGATGGTGCGTGCCTTCGGTGTGctgcaggagaggaagggagaggaggagcctgTGGTAAGCCAGGCCTGTTGGAACCAGCTTGTGCGGTTGGTCCAGCCGGACATCAGCAACGCCCACAGGGAGCTGCTGTGGAGCGTCTCCGACGACAACAACAAAGGCTGCATAGGTGAGTGGTTGGAGTCTACTTCACACAGAGACCCACACAAAGCTGTGTTACATGCTGAGTAAATTGCAGATGGACCTGGATAGGTGTTTAATATATCAGCTAACATCCACATCATATGATGTAGCCATTTGAAGCCCGAATTCCCAGTCACTGACATGGTACACAACCATTGGTTCATGCAATGCAATGCCTGCAATGTAGTTACCCTGGAACGTGACTGTAGTGTTACCCAAGATGACCAATGCAGCACCTGCTTTGTGCTGAAGCCTTAATTAATTTAATCCTTCCATCCACCTGTGCAGGGAAAGTGGCATTTGTTCAGCTTGCGGACCTTCTGAACATCCAGGTGATCATGATGAAGTCACGGCCTCACCCCCTCAAGACatggctcccctctctctatctctcctcccccagtCGTCTCGTCTGCCGCATGGTCCAGCACAAGTGAGTGCAGCCAATGAGTGTAGATGTTACTCAGCAGACGTACAGGGAAGAGGTTTGGGGGAGCGTGTGAAAGTATCTGAAAGTagacagtgccttcggaaagtattgagaccccttgaccttttccacattttgttaggttacagccttactctaaaatgtattcaattgttttgttttcttcaatctacacataataccccataatgacaaggcaaagacaggtttttagaaatgtttgctaatttattaaatgtAAATTACATATCATATTTTACATAAgaattctgaccctttactcagtactttgttgaagaacctttggcagcaattacaatcttgagtcttcttgggtatgccactacaagcatggcacacctgtatttggggagtttctcccattcttctcaagctctgtcaggttcgatggggagcatagctgcacagctattttcaggtctctccagagatgtcctgAGTGCCCTGGAgaaggttttcaacaaggatctctcttctttgctctgttaatctttgcttcgatcctgactagtctcccagtccctgccactgaaaaacacccccacagcatgatgctgccaccaccctgcttcaccgtagggatgatgccaggtttcctccagacgcattcagaccaaagagttgaattttggtttcatcagaccagagaatcttgtttctcatgctctgagagtctttaggtgccttttggcaaactccaagcaggctgtcatgtgctttttacagaggagtggcttccttctggccactaccattaaggcctgataggtggcgtgctgcagagatggttgtccttctggaaggttctcccatctccacagaggaactctagagctctgtcagcgtgaccatcgggttcttggtcacttacctgaccgattgctcagtttggctgggcggccagctctaggaagagtcttagtggtatataacttcttccattttaagaatgatggaggccactgtgtttttgaagACCTTCAGTGCAGCAAACATTTTTTGggccccttccccagatctgtgcctcaacacaatcctgtctcgaagctctacggacaatttcctttgactgccaactgtgggacctttttatatagacagaagtgtgcttttccaaatcttgtccaatcaattaaatttatcacaggtggactccaatcaagttgtaggaacatctcagggatgatgaatggaaacaggatgcacctgagctcaattttgagtctcatagcaaagggtctgaatacttatgtaaataaggtatttctgtttttaatttttaataaatgttcaaacatttctaaaaacctattttttgctttgtcattatggggtattgtgtgtagattgaggatttttatgtatttaatccattttagaatacggctgtaacgtaacaaaatgggaaagtattcagaccctttgacttattccacaaggcactgtatatctttgtttctttccgtgtgtgtgtgatatcCAGGGCGTTCATGTACACCTATGACCTGATCATCCTGGTTAACGCTGTGTTCATCGGCCTGGATGAGGAGGACCCGTTGATAGCCAACGTAGAGTGGGCTTTCCTGGTTCTCTATCTCCTAGAGATCCTCCTCAAACTGTACAGCTTTGAACCGCGCGCCTTCTTCTCCAGACACCAGTTCTGGAATTGGTGAGAAGCCCAAGCATTTTTGTCCGGTTACTCGGGCAGCGatttaagcctagtcctggactaaaaagcatgcttACTGAAGAATCCCATTGAGCTTGCTTTTTAATCCAGGACAAAACTCTATCTTAATCTGGGAAACCAACCCCTTGTGTTGGCAGTAGTAGTATACGTAGTATACATAGTATAATTTGTTGTTTTTccttcaaatactttgagcatttTGAGGGTCTGCACTTTTTTGACTTCCATTGtgtcaggcaagctcaatcaagaaCAGCTGaagttgaaagaaaaaaaaaacagtactaTTTCAACCCATGTCTGCTCAATATTAGAAGTTTTATGTTCCCCTTACGCCATGTAGATGGAGCATCCCTAATTCTGTGACCAAGGCTTGCGTACTTAAGTGGTACTAGCTGATTAGGTATATGATGATTGAACTGCAATGAAAGGAGACCGTTTCTGCTTCGGTTTAAGTACTTGTGTAGTAATATCTTCCTCACCACTATGCACAGGTTTGACACCATCATTGTCATCACTGCCTTGATTGCTATGATCATCAATTCAGCACTGAAATTATGTAAGTAAAACCTAAATCTGTGTTAGGGAAGGGAAAACCAAAATGGGCAATGTTCCTGGACACAGACTAAACGTAGTCCTGGATTAGAATTCCATTAGATTCTCCATTTGAGCATGCTTTTTATTCCAGGATTAGGCATAATCTGTGTCCGGGGAAACTGGCCCAATATGTCTTTAAATCTAGCACATTGTGTTATCGATGACTTCCACTCTTTACTCACAAACAGTatatttattatttcttattttcTTTATTAAGGGCTCAGTAGCAGTGTGCCTACATTTCCGATTGTAGACCACTATGGCATTTGAGAACTTTTACTGTCATTGTTTATATTAAGGCAAATACAATATCCAACTTAACTGTCCATTTTTGTCTGCGGTTTGCTGTTCCTCATGAGCCACCCTCTGATGGCGGCTCATTGTTAATGCTGGCTGCTGTTGACATTGAGCTAACATTGAGGTTTTACGTTATTTCAACGCTGTGCTGGGGAGCAGGAGTGGAAGGTCACCTATAGTAACCCTCTCGTTTGTTTGTTGGAGTCATCCTATTGTTTCTGTTGCCCATAGGTCTTTGACCTTTTCATGTATTATTTTAAACCTATTGAATGAGTGGTCATCGTTATGTTTCATATTTGAAAATGAGCAAAAGTACAATGAAAGATAAAATGGTactttatttatgttttttttttattgatgaCTTCTGATAGAGACTCATCAATTAAATGATTGAAAATTCAGTATAGTATATAATGACATTGGTAGTGGGTGGCATACATTGGTGATGGATGAGGTGTTTCCTACTTTGAGGAGCTTGTTGAAAAGCGCTATAAATCAAACAACTGCTTCCTATGTTGACTTGGGATGCTGTTTATTTTCTTTGTCTTTTTTTCTTTATGCTGTCGATGGTGCCCTCTACTAACTTGCAGCGTAGAACACATGCATGTAAAAGAATTTAGCCCTCCGAGTCTGCCTGGCGTTCATGTTGTGATGTTCATGTGTTTTGTCCCAGCTGGAGGCTACACCAGCCGTCAGATCCTGGACATTGTGTTCATCCTGCGCATCCTGAGGCTTATACGAGTGGTGGACAACATCAAAAGGTGAGGAGGTCAAGGACTTCCTTTTCCTgtatgagctgtgtgtgtgtgtttcaaactTAAGATGTGAAACATTATCAAACCGTTTCCCTTAACTACCAGAGCTAGTATCTGCAGTAGCTACTGTGACAATTATTTTGCAGAAAGACCTATAGAAGTCATATGGTTGATTTTGATATTCTCATTCATGGACTTGGACGTGGAACTCTTCCTGATGTTCTTTCTCCCCTCAGGTTCCGTGCCATCATCAACACCCTCATCAAGATTGGACCAACGATACTCACCTTCGGACAGCTCATTGTCGTAAGTTGTTAGTGTGCAGTTAAGTTAAATTACACCAAGAAGTTTTTGTGTTTATTAATGATATTTATGTACTCTAAGTGTGACTCTATTCCTGCATATTGAGCTTAAAGTGCCAATCAGGAGTTGAAACGATACCAAAGTGTACTCCCCTCCACTGTTTCACTAaaaggctgagggatggggctggagaaatgtaaccactctcaaattcatagacaaagctatggatgcaaggactgaccatccatgaaatTGTAATtatagttgtaaccatgttttgagCCTATATGGTGTTTTACAtctactttgtttacaaacattggagtaaaataagcttgtattttgggttcagttgaactaagctcatgagattGACGCTTGTAAGGGATATCCGATGATTTCAAAGGTCAAGATGAATCAAATTCCCAATCTATCAGCTATGTATATCCAGCTATATGCCTCAACCCTAAATGAATGGAAAAGATAAGGACTACAATTGTGGTGCTTATCTCTTCTGTTCATTTTGGATTATGCCATACAGCTGGATCTACAAATTAGATGGTCTTGGTCATTGACTCATATTTAAATTACACTGTATTATGATGGCTGAAAACATCAGACAATTGATTGGAGTGGAATATCCCTCTATGTAATCCTGTGTTGcaactgattgattgactgcATAGTTGTTCCATATATTTTTCAGGTGGTCTATTACATATTCGCCATGGTGGGAATGGAGCTGTTCAAAGGGAAAATACGCTTTTTCGAGGCCAACTCCACTGATCCGGATAAGGCATTCTGTGGAAACCCTCTGCTCAAAAACTCAGTGTTCGCCAAGCACAACTACTGCAAGAACAACTTTAACAACGTTGTTTCCTCTTTTATCCTATTACTAGAACTCACCGTGGTCAACCAGTGGCATGATATCCTTTTCAAAGCTTGGGAAAATACAGATATTAAGCTAAAACCAATACTTTTTATGCACTCTTGTGAAAATGTTGCTCCAAGATAGAAATCTTGAATTGAAATGTACAGTAAGCAGTGGTCACTGACTAAAACTTTACAGTAGGTTAGTGTGTAAAGGTTTAAAAATTAGATGAAATTGCactataacctataacctatCCTTTTTCTTTAGTAAACAGTCTTCATAGCTTATTTTAGCATCCAGACAACTGGGTAATTTCTCAGTGTTTCTCAAAGTTGCCAGGCTAACTTGACCACTCAGTGAAGTATTGTTactattttattattttctttaaTGTTGGTCCCACTGCTGTCCAGTGGTTTCACCGCAGTCACTCACATCTCAGCCAGGATGTTCTTTGTCCTCTTCCACATTGTAGTTGTCATCATCATTATCAAGTAAGAACAAGTCTCCTTTGAAATACTGAGAACCAAACAGACTTCTTAATGATACTCTATTGCTGAATTACAAATCCCCCCCCCCAGGCAATACTGTAGATCTAAAAGGATTAGACAAGTTTAAGCAATATGGTAATAACTtcgctttgtttttttttttgtttttttttattttacctttatttaaccaggtaggcaagttgagaacaagttctcatttacaattgcgacctggccaagataaagcaaagcagttcgacagatacaacgacacagagttacacatggagtaaaacaaacatacagtcaataatacagtataaacaagtctatatacaatgtgagcaaatgaggtgagaagggaggtaaaggcaaaaaaggccatggtggcaaagtaaatacaatatagcaagtaaaacactggaatggtagttttgcaatggaagaatgtgcaaagtagaaataaaaataatggggtgcaaaggagcaaaataaataaataaataaaaattaaatacagttgggaaagaggtagttgtttgggctaaattataggtgggctatgtacaggtgcagtaatctgtgagctgctctgacagttggtgcttaaagctagtgagggagataagtgtttccagtttcagagatttttgtagttcgttccagtcattggcagcagagaactggaaggagaggcggccaaagaaagaattggttttgggggtgactagagagatatacctgctggagcgtgtgctacaggtgggagatgctatggtgaccagcgagctgagataagggggactttacctagcagggtcttgtagatgacatggagccagtgggtttggcgacgagtatgaagcgagggccagccaacgagagcgtacaggtcgcaatggtgggtagtatatggggctttggtgataaaacggattgcactgtgatagactgcatccaatttgttgagtagggtattggaggctattttgtaaatgacatcgccaaagtcgaggactggtaggatggtcagttttacaagggtatgtttggcagcatgagtgaaggatgctttgttgcgaaataggaagccaattctagatttaactttggattggagatgtttgatatgggtctggaaggagagtttacagtctaaccagacacctaagtatttgtagttgtccacgtattctaagtcagagccgtccagagtagtgatgttggacaggctggtaggtgcaggtagcgatcggttgaagagcatgcatttagttttacttgtatttaagagcaattggaggccacggaaggagagttgtatggcattgaagcttgcctggagggttgttaacacagtgtccaaagaagggccggaagtatacagaatggtgtcgtctgcgtagaggtggatcagggattcaccagcagcaagagcgacctcattgatgtatacagagaagagagtcggtccaagaattgaaccctgtggcacccccatagagactgccagaggtccggacagcagaccctccgatttgacacactgaactctatcagagaagtagttggtgaaccaggcgaggcaattatttgagaaaccaaggctgtcgagtctgccgatgaggatgtggtgattgacagagtcgaaagccttggccagatcaatgaatacggctgcacagtaatgtttcttatcgatggcggttaagatatcgtttaggaccttgagcgtggctgaggtgcacccatgaccagctctgaaaccagattgcatagcagagaaggtatggtgagattcgaaatggtcggtaatctgtttgttgacttggctttcgaagaccttagaaaggcacggtaggatagatataggtctgtagcagtttgggtcaagagtgtccccctttgaagagggggatgaccgcagctgctttccaatctttgggaatctcagacgacacgaaagagaggttgaacaggctagtaataggggtggcaacaatttcggcagataattttagaaagaaagggtccagattgtctagcccggctgatttgtaggggtccagattttgcagctctttcagaacatcagctgaatggatttgggagaaggagaaatggggaaggcttgggcgagttgctgttgggggtgcagtgctgttgtccggggtaggagtagccaggtggaaagcatggccagccgtagaaaaatgcttattgaaattctcaattatggtggatttatcattggtgacagtgtttcctatcttcagtgcagtgggcagctgggaggaggtgttcttattctccatggactttacagtgtcccagaactttttgagttagtgttgcaggaagcaaatttc
Protein-coding sequences here:
- the tpcn3 gene encoding two pore segment channel 3, with protein sequence MLKTMSEPDKKEITPEEAPENGKGIRNSGNASETGNRKTKGDFDLAAVYVSDAQYNRNIFFDTTPQAIRLYLLYNHWGLQILVYAFILVDLALAIFEDPAVVPLPIWVTSVIELVCLAAFTARLVHYAKVIPRERFWKDPKNICIFAIILLSLVDMIIYGALKASGFYAVRWSRVLRPLLLVNITEGRQLRRAFRSIRNALPQILYVFLLFMFSVLMFSLMALKLFGKRGLKTIEGRPYFTNYLEIVFDLYVLVTTANSPDIMMPAYNFSVYFAVFFITYILINTYIFMSVFLAVVYNNYKKYLKEEVRKLVRAKRHKMVRAFGVLQERKGEEEPVVSQACWNQLVRLVQPDISNAHRELLWSVSDDNNKGCIGKVAFVQLADLLNIQVIMMKSRPHPLKTWLPSLYLSSPSRLVCRMVQHKAFMYTYDLIILVNAVFIGLDEEDPLIANVEWAFLVLYLLEILLKLYSFEPRAFFSRHQFWNWFDTIIVITALIAMIINSALKLSGGYTSRQILDIVFILRILRLIRVVDNIKRFRAIINTLIKIGPTILTFGQLIVVVYYIFAMVGMELFKGKIRFFEANSTDPDKAFCGNPLLKNSVFAKHNYCKNNFNNVVSSFILLLELTVVNQWHVLSSGFTAVTHISARMFFVLFHIVVVIIIINIFIAFVLEAFFVEYTVDQSNLQSSLEKKIEELELGVKQEKLDGNLVDAMETNDNDMGNSESTKEKPALMFKIACKRYKTVDGLLQRMFEADLDPEDFAEDEDFDPNNPSNLNFPNPNFDSV